In Clostridia bacterium, the following are encoded in one genomic region:
- a CDS encoding helix-turn-helix transcriptional regulator — MVAGADMQPTNGGMAMLDKNKLKAKMIEKNISTKELSEKIGINCATFYRKMAKGSFFVGEVAIIGAYLELSAKELHAIFFAK; from the coding sequence ATGGTGGCAGGTGCAGATATGCAACCAACAAATGGAGGTATGGCAATGTTAGACAAAAACAAACTCAAAGCAAAAATGATCGAAAAGAACATAAGTACGAAGGAACTCTCGGAGAAAATCGGAATAAATTGCGCGACTTTCTATAGAAAAATGGCGAAAGGCTCGTTTTTTGTCGGGGAAGTAGCAATTATTGGTGCTTACTTGGAATTGTCTGCGAAGGAACTTCACGCCATTTTTTTTGCCAAATAA
- a CDS encoding helix-turn-helix domain-containing protein has product MDIGNRIKERREQLGITAETLGKRIGKAKTTIYRYESGFIESVPATVLDQIAKALMTSPAYLMGWEDREPAGKEYTFTNILPITKQRFPLLGRVACGEPIFASEDRESYVEAGTTVKADFCLQCQGDSMIGARILDGDIVFIQRQDMVENGQIAAVIIGEAATLKRVFYYPEKGKLVLQAENPKYEPLVYVGDELNEIRIIGKAVAFQSDVR; this is encoded by the coding sequence ATGGATATCGGGAATAGAATAAAAGAGCGTAGAGAGCAACTTGGTATTACCGCGGAGACGCTCGGAAAAAGAATAGGAAAAGCAAAAACAACTATATACCGCTATGAAAGTGGTTTTATAGAGAGTGTACCTGCGACCGTTCTTGACCAAATAGCAAAAGCTCTTATGACGTCGCCCGCCTACTTGATGGGATGGGAAGATCGTGAGCCAGCGGGAAAGGAATATACCTTTACAAACATCCTTCCTATTACGAAGCAACGTTTCCCCCTTCTTGGTCGTGTTGCCTGTGGGGAGCCGATCTTCGCATCCGAGGATCGCGAAAGCTACGTCGAAGCGGGCACAACCGTAAAAGCGGACTTTTGCCTTCAATGTCAAGGCGATAGCATGATAGGCGCTCGGATCCTCGACGGAGATATCGTCTTCATACAAAGACAAGATATGGTCGAAAACGGTCAGATCGCCGCCGTCATCATCGGGGAAGCCGCGACTTTGAAACGCGTCTTCTACTACCCCGAGAAGGGAAAGCTCGTGTTGCAAGCCGAAAACCCGAAGTATGAGCCGCTCGTCTACGTTGGAGACGAGCTCAACGAGATCCGCATCATCGGAAAAGCCGTAGCCTTTCAAAGCGACGTTCGATAG
- a CDS encoding site-specific integrase — translation MEKYYITSTKFSLRERKLKNGKTVYDVIFRVYDAAFRPRQKVLSGYTSKTLASRAHADFIASSCDLLTEKPEPAKEVVTIGKLYPSYLAFISSTQKESSQYAIRSAFTNHILPVFADCDVQSIEKGDLYRWQDDLIAFRKKNGEPFSYAHVKTVRNFFNTFLNWVETRYDIKNPLKNVPFPKSYTSRARAKKEYTIWEVEDFDKFIAVVDDPMYHALFTLLFWCGCRMGEAFSLTRADYNGETLRINKTVSKKTLDGSSYKVTQTKARRDNTLPVARRLKDELDAYVQTVKSGDFLFGGDRPLPDTSVRRAFYKYQDTAGVPHVKIHELRHSFVSMCIHHGANYMVVAELIGDTPEQVLQTYGHFWQSDKAKIISLL, via the coding sequence ATGGAAAAATACTATATAACATCGACAAAGTTCTCTTTGCGCGAGAGGAAGTTAAAAAACGGGAAAACGGTCTACGATGTCATTTTTCGCGTGTACGACGCCGCTTTCCGTCCACGGCAGAAGGTCCTCTCGGGGTATACCTCAAAAACGCTTGCAAGCCGTGCTCACGCCGATTTTATCGCATCCTCTTGCGATCTCCTTACCGAAAAGCCCGAACCCGCAAAAGAGGTCGTGACGATCGGGAAGCTGTATCCGTCTTATCTCGCGTTCATATCTTCGACTCAAAAAGAGTCTTCACAATACGCGATCCGCTCCGCCTTCACGAATCACATTCTCCCGGTATTCGCTGATTGTGATGTGCAGTCCATCGAAAAAGGTGACCTCTATCGCTGGCAGGACGACCTAATCGCCTTCCGAAAAAAGAACGGGGAACCGTTCTCTTATGCGCACGTCAAGACCGTCCGCAATTTTTTCAATACATTCCTCAACTGGGTAGAAACGCGCTACGATATCAAAAACCCGCTCAAGAATGTGCCTTTCCCGAAGTCGTACACAAGCCGAGCGCGCGCGAAAAAAGAATACACGATATGGGAGGTAGAGGATTTTGACAAATTTATCGCCGTCGTGGATGATCCGATGTATCACGCACTCTTCACCCTGCTCTTTTGGTGTGGCTGCCGAATGGGCGAGGCGTTCTCTCTCACCCGCGCGGACTATAACGGTGAGACGCTCCGCATAAATAAGACCGTCAGCAAGAAGACGCTCGACGGATCCTCGTACAAGGTAACGCAGACCAAAGCGCGCCGCGATAACACGCTCCCGGTCGCGCGCCGTTTGAAAGACGAGCTCGATGCCTACGTCCAAACCGTCAAGAGCGGAGACTTCCTTTTCGGTGGAGACCGCCCCCTTCCCGACACGAGCGTTCGCCGCGCTTTCTACAAATACCAAGATACGGCGGGCGTCCCGCACGTTAAGATTCACGAGCTGCGGCATAGCTTCGTCTCAATGTGCATCCACCACGGCGCGAATTATATGGTCGTCGCTGAATTGATCGGGGACACTCCCGAACAAGTGCTCCAAACATACGGGCATTTTTGGCAGTCCGATAAAGCGAAAATCATATCGCTTCTTTAA
- the rho gene encoding transcription termination factor Rho, producing MDNKITIGDITREYLDGLSIHGIRTLARDMGVPHPTSLKKQEMIDSIIDIKDGKLKPQPARKAGRPPKAATAPEEGVQPAETVEKQPDSSTAASAPIPSSGRRNYSQRPRIIHHSTEWLQQGDPGEARPKPNPSYAQNPNSDLATFIERTKDQYSEPYDRFQERPSSLERYIDQKQREVRMQDKVFVSEFDPEFLQTCEIRSGILEVLPDGYGFLRANNFRNSSKDSYVSTLRIKKCGLRPGDMIKAYCKASTEGKPPAVIAVSEINGVKVEDSFKRPRFDDLVPIFPNQKLRLEIPNVRNELAARAIDLIAPIGKGQRAMVVSPPKAGKTTLLKMIAHSISVNSPEVKLMVLLIDERPEEVTDMQRSIKGEVIYSTFDEESDNHIKVAELVLNRAKRLVEQGEDVVILLDSLTRLARANNVVVPSSGKTLSGGVDPVSLYFPKRFFGAARNIENGGSLTIIATALIDTGSRMDDVVYEEFKGTGNMEIHLDRKLSEKRIFPAIDLNRSGTRREELLLTQKELEGAYLIRKMLSAGDNQEAAESIIGLMQKTPNNDELIKQLNLQVLAMQKDGYRY from the coding sequence ATGGATAACAAAATCACAATCGGCGATATTACGCGCGAATATTTGGACGGGCTCAGTATTCACGGGATCCGCACGCTTGCGCGCGACATGGGTGTCCCCCATCCGACGTCTTTGAAAAAGCAGGAAATGATCGATAGCATTATTGATATCAAAGACGGCAAACTGAAACCGCAACCGGCGAGAAAGGCGGGGAGACCTCCAAAAGCCGCAACCGCTCCCGAAGAAGGGGTGCAGCCTGCGGAAACGGTCGAAAAGCAGCCGGATTCTTCGACTGCGGCTTCTGCGCCGATCCCTTCGTCGGGAAGACGCAATTATTCGCAGAGACCGCGCATCATCCACCATTCGACCGAATGGTTGCAGCAGGGCGATCCCGGCGAAGCGAGACCGAAACCGAATCCTTCTTATGCTCAAAACCCGAACAGTGATCTCGCGACTTTCATCGAGAGGACGAAAGATCAGTATTCGGAACCGTACGATCGTTTCCAAGAGCGTCCGTCCTCCTTGGAACGCTATATCGATCAAAAGCAACGCGAAGTCAGGATGCAGGATAAAGTCTTCGTCTCGGAATTCGATCCGGAATTTCTTCAAACCTGCGAGATTCGCTCGGGTATCCTCGAAGTCTTGCCCGACGGTTACGGATTCCTGCGCGCGAATAATTTCCGAAACAGCTCCAAGGATAGCTACGTCAGCACCCTTCGCATCAAAAAATGCGGGCTTCGTCCCGGCGATATGATCAAGGCGTATTGCAAAGCCTCGACCGAGGGTAAGCCGCCTGCGGTCATCGCGGTTTCGGAGATCAACGGCGTTAAAGTCGAAGACTCCTTCAAACGTCCGAGATTCGACGATCTCGTCCCGATCTTCCCGAATCAAAAGCTCCGCTTGGAGATTCCGAACGTCCGCAACGAACTCGCGGCGCGCGCGATCGATTTGATTGCTCCGATCGGAAAAGGACAGCGCGCGATGGTCGTCTCGCCGCCGAAAGCAGGTAAAACGACTCTTCTCAAAATGATCGCGCATTCGATTTCGGTCAATTCCCCCGAAGTCAAGCTTATGGTTCTTTTGATCGACGAGCGCCCGGAAGAAGTTACCGATATGCAGCGTAGCATCAAAGGGGAGGTCATTTACAGCACGTTCGACGAGGAGAGCGACAATCATATAAAAGTCGCGGAATTGGTCTTAAATCGCGCGAAAAGGCTGGTTGAGCAGGGCGAGGACGTCGTCATTTTGCTCGATAGCTTGACGAGGCTCGCGAGAGCGAATAACGTCGTCGTTCCTTCCAGCGGAAAGACCCTCTCGGGCGGTGTGGATCCCGTCTCTCTTTATTTCCCGAAACGCTTCTTCGGCGCGGCGAGAAATATCGAAAACGGCGGAAGCCTGACCATCATCGCGACCGCGCTCATCGACACGGGCAGCCGTATGGACGACGTCGTCTACGAGGAGTTTAAGGGAACGGGTAATATGGAGATCCACCTCGACCGTAAACTTTCCGAAAAACGCATTTTCCCCGCGATCGACCTCAATCGAAGCGGAACGAGAAGGGAAGAGCTGCTCCTTACGCAGAAAGAGCTCGAAGGCGCGTATTTGATCCGCAAAATGCTCTCTGCGGGCGATAATCAGGAAGCCGCGGAAAGCATTATCGGCTTGATGCAAAAGACGCCGAATAACGATGAACTCATCAAGCAGCTGAACTTGCAAGTCCTCGCGATGCAAAAAGACGGGTATCGTTATTGA